From Bacteroidales bacterium, a single genomic window includes:
- the leuD gene encoding 3-isopropylmalate dehydratase small subunit, giving the protein MATEKFKTLISTCVPLPIENVDTDQIIPARFLKATTRDGFGDNLFRDWRYDKNNQPKADFVLNNPTYSGQILVAGRNFGSGSSREHAAWAIGGYGFRSVISSFFADIFKNNALNNGILPVQVSEGFLKSVFAAIEKDANAVLEIDLPNQTVTILATGEKEHFDINHYKKTCLINGYDDIDYLLSMKDKIVEFEKKGY; this is encoded by the coding sequence ATGGCAACCGAAAAATTCAAAACACTCATATCAACCTGCGTTCCTCTGCCTATTGAAAATGTCGATACCGACCAGATCATACCGGCAAGGTTCCTGAAAGCCACCACCCGTGATGGGTTTGGCGATAACCTGTTCCGTGACTGGAGATACGATAAGAATAACCAGCCGAAAGCTGATTTTGTGCTGAATAATCCTACGTACTCCGGCCAGATCCTTGTAGCCGGAAGGAATTTTGGCAGCGGCTCAAGTCGCGAACACGCCGCCTGGGCTATAGGCGGTTACGGGTTCCGGTCGGTGATCTCAAGTTTTTTTGCCGATATTTTCAAGAACAACGCCCTGAACAATGGTATACTTCCGGTGCAGGTTAGCGAAGGCTTTTTAAAGTCGGTGTTTGCCGCTATTGAAAAAGATGCAAACGCTGTTCTTGAAATCGATTTGCCGAACCAGACTGTCACTATCCTGGCAACAGGCGAAAAGGAACATTTCGATATCAATCATTACAAAAAAACTTGCCTCATCAATGGCTACGACGATATCGACTATTTGCTGAGCATGAAGGATAAGATTGTGGAGTTTGAGAAGAAAGGCTATTAG